One Micromonospora sp. WMMD1120 genomic region harbors:
- a CDS encoding chorismate mutase: MMTDVMEQNGGPVRPEAEQGGHEAALPPGSRGAEPAEAQTGTLEPSAAARIVQIRERIDEIDHALITLWQERAALSREVGATRMASGGTRLVLSRERDILERFRSALGADGTQLALLLLRAGRGPL; this comes from the coding sequence ATGATGACAGACGTGATGGAGCAGAACGGCGGTCCGGTCCGACCGGAGGCCGAGCAGGGTGGGCACGAGGCGGCGCTGCCGCCGGGCAGCCGGGGCGCCGAGCCGGCCGAGGCGCAGACCGGCACGCTGGAGCCGTCCGCCGCGGCGCGGATCGTGCAGATCCGGGAGCGGATCGACGAGATCGACCACGCCCTGATCACTCTGTGGCAGGAGCGGGCCGCGCTGTCCCGGGAGGTCGGCGCGACCCGGATGGCGTCCGGCGGGACCCGGCTGGTGCTCTCCCGGGAGCGGGACATCCTGGAGCGGTTCCGCTCGGCGCTCGGCGCCGACGGCACCCAGCTGGCCCTGCTGCTGCTCCGGGCGGGCCGCGGCCCGCTCTGA
- a CDS encoding dipeptide ABC transporter ATP-binding protein: protein MSENILEVRDLVKHYPVTQGVVFKKTVGQVKAVDGVSFALRSGETLGVVGESGCGKSTLARVLMNLEKPTAGSVNYKGQDISKLSGTALRRLRRQIQLVMQDPYTSLNPRMTVGDLLGEPFEIHPEVAPKGSRRAKVRELLDLVGLNPEHINRYPHQFSGGQRQRIGIARALALRPEIIVCDEPVSALDVSIQAQVMNLLEKLQGEFGLSYIFIAHDLSVVRHLSDRVAVMYLGKIVEIGTEDEIYERPTHPYTQALLSAVPVPDPTQRNNKAIIRLTGDVPSPISPPSGCRFRTRCWKAQDVCAEQVPLLEIRQGSDHPSACHFAERREIVATHEA from the coding sequence GTGTCTGAGAACATCCTCGAGGTCCGTGACCTGGTCAAGCACTACCCCGTCACGCAGGGCGTGGTGTTCAAGAAGACCGTCGGCCAGGTCAAGGCCGTCGACGGGGTCTCGTTCGCGCTGCGGAGCGGGGAGACGCTCGGCGTCGTCGGCGAGTCCGGCTGCGGCAAGTCGACCCTCGCCCGGGTGCTGATGAACCTGGAGAAGCCGACCGCCGGCAGCGTGAACTACAAGGGCCAGGACATCTCCAAGCTGTCCGGTACGGCGCTGCGCCGCCTGCGCCGGCAGATCCAGCTGGTGATGCAGGACCCGTACACCTCGCTGAACCCGCGGATGACAGTCGGTGACCTGCTCGGCGAGCCGTTCGAGATCCACCCCGAGGTGGCGCCGAAGGGCAGCCGCCGGGCCAAGGTCCGCGAGCTGCTGGACCTGGTCGGGCTCAACCCGGAGCACATCAACAGGTACCCGCACCAGTTCTCCGGCGGTCAGCGCCAGCGCATCGGCATCGCCCGGGCGCTCGCGCTGCGGCCCGAGATCATCGTCTGCGACGAGCCGGTGTCGGCGCTGGACGTGTCGATCCAGGCCCAGGTGATGAACCTGCTGGAGAAGTTGCAGGGCGAGTTCGGCCTGTCGTACATCTTCATCGCCCACGACCTGTCGGTGGTCCGGCACCTCTCGGACCGGGTCGCGGTGATGTACCTCGGCAAGATCGTCGAGATCGGCACCGAGGACGAGATCTACGAGCGCCCGACGCACCCGTACACCCAGGCGCTGCTCTCCGCGGTGCCGGTGCCCGACCCGACCCAGCGGAACAACAAGGCGATCATCCGGCTCACGGGTGACGTGCCGTCGCCGATCAGCCCGCCCTCGGGCTGCCGGTTCCGGACCCGTTGCTGGAAGGCGCAGGACGTCTGCGCCGAGCAGGTTCCGCTGCTGGAGATCCGGCAGGGCTCGGACCACCCGAGCGCCTGCCACTTCGCGGAGCGGCGCGAGATCGTCGCCACGCACGAGGCGTAG
- a CDS encoding M23 family metallopeptidase has translation MRQRLSSEPDRYRGRRRVPTPPRSRYAAVVTTAFVGAGIVALGASALPDAKDVSPTVLDELKQASVTSQDAAARADNADRASRDSRPTDSAEPEVWLLPLQGYDFNSPYGMRWGKLHTGVDLVAAEGTPYVAIHDGLVTKAGWFGGYGNAVIVQHADGSEAIYGHSSAVSVKEGQQIKAGDQLGLVGQTGHAYGTHLHLEIHVKGQPVDPVPYLQERGVDIKLQVEALYNEVAAS, from the coding sequence GTGCGCCAGCGCCTGTCGTCTGAGCCCGATAGATATCGCGGCCGTCGCCGCGTACCCACTCCACCCCGCAGCCGTTACGCCGCTGTCGTCACCACCGCTTTCGTCGGGGCCGGCATCGTGGCCCTCGGCGCGAGCGCGCTGCCGGACGCCAAGGACGTCAGCCCGACCGTCCTCGACGAGCTGAAGCAGGCGTCGGTCACCAGTCAGGACGCCGCGGCCCGCGCCGACAACGCCGACCGCGCCTCCCGGGACAGCCGCCCCACCGACAGCGCCGAGCCCGAGGTCTGGCTGCTGCCGCTACAGGGCTACGACTTCAACTCCCCCTACGGCATGCGCTGGGGCAAGCTGCACACCGGCGTGGACCTGGTCGCCGCCGAGGGCACTCCCTACGTGGCGATCCACGACGGCCTGGTCACCAAGGCCGGCTGGTTCGGCGGCTACGGCAACGCGGTGATCGTCCAACACGCCGACGGCAGCGAGGCCATCTACGGTCACTCCTCCGCGGTCAGCGTGAAGGAGGGCCAGCAGATCAAGGCGGGCGACCAGTTGGGCCTGGTGGGCCAGACCGGCCACGCGTACGGCACCCACCTGCACCTGGAGATCCATGTCAAGGGGCAGCCCGTCGACCCGGTTCCGTACCTCCAGGAGCGCGGAGTGGACATCAAGCTCCAAGTCGAGGCACTTTACAACGAGGTAGCCGCGTCCTGA
- a CDS encoding cobalamin B12-binding domain-containing protein produces the protein MSSRIRVVVAKPGLDGHDRGAKVVARALRDAGMEVVYTGLHQTPEQIVETAIQEDADAVGLSVLSGAHMTLFRRVLELLGERDARDIVVFGGGIIPNDDIPELEKLGVAKIFTPGATTAAIVEWVRENVAQPVS, from the coding sequence ATGAGCTCTCGTATCCGGGTCGTCGTCGCCAAGCCCGGCCTGGACGGCCATGACCGGGGCGCGAAGGTCGTCGCGCGTGCCCTGCGGGACGCCGGGATGGAGGTCGTCTACACCGGCCTGCACCAGACCCCCGAGCAGATCGTGGAGACGGCGATCCAGGAGGACGCCGACGCTGTCGGCCTGTCCGTCCTCTCCGGCGCGCACATGACGCTCTTCCGGCGGGTGCTGGAGTTGCTGGGCGAGCGGGACGCCCGGGACATCGTCGTGTTCGGCGGCGGCATCATTCCCAACGACGACATCCCGGAGCTGGAGAAGCTCGGCGTCGCCAAGATTTTCACGCCGGGCGCCACCACCGCGGCGATCGTCGAGTGGGTCCGCGAGAACGTGGCGCAGCCGGTTTCCTGA
- a CDS encoding ABC transporter permease, producing MSDPSTASIVSTPGAPADSAAPATAGQPQSNEKPRGLLGDAWRDLRRKPLFWIASVLIVIFLLMAAFPALFAPGDAVNGSLSRSLDKPSANGWFGYDVQGRDVYARVIYGARASVIVAVLSVIGTLLVGGAMGIISGYRGGWVDGLLSRIADVFFGLPFVLGAIVILTTFNGSGTSNSKAKIMGLVIVSLIVLSWPVVMRLMRSSVLATKEADYIVAARALGAGTGRIILKHLLPNCLAPLLVYGTIMVGSFIGAEATLSFLGVGLKSPVVSWGIMISDGKDFIRVAPGLVFFPAAFLVTAVLSFVMLGEAVREALDPKLR from the coding sequence ATGAGTGACCCAAGCACCGCATCGATCGTCAGCACCCCTGGCGCGCCTGCCGACTCCGCCGCCCCTGCCACCGCAGGCCAGCCGCAGAGCAACGAGAAGCCCCGTGGCCTGCTCGGCGACGCCTGGCGCGACCTCCGGCGCAAGCCGTTGTTCTGGATCGCCAGCGTCCTGATCGTGATCTTCCTGCTGATGGCGGCCTTCCCGGCGCTGTTCGCCCCGGGCGACGCGGTCAACGGGTCGCTGTCCCGCAGCCTCGACAAGCCGTCCGCCAACGGCTGGTTCGGCTACGACGTGCAGGGCCGTGACGTCTACGCGCGAGTGATCTACGGCGCGCGGGCGTCGGTCATCGTGGCCGTGCTCTCGGTGATCGGCACCCTGCTCGTGGGTGGTGCGATGGGCATCATCTCCGGCTACCGCGGCGGTTGGGTGGACGGGCTGCTGAGCCGGATCGCCGACGTCTTCTTCGGCCTGCCGTTCGTGCTCGGCGCGATCGTCATCCTGACCACGTTCAACGGCTCGGGCACCAGCAACAGCAAGGCCAAGATCATGGGCCTGGTGATCGTCTCCCTGATCGTGCTGAGCTGGCCGGTCGTGATGCGCCTGATGCGTTCCTCGGTGCTCGCCACCAAGGAGGCCGACTACATCGTCGCGGCCCGCGCGCTGGGCGCCGGCACCGGCCGGATCATCCTCAAGCACCTGCTGCCGAACTGCCTGGCCCCGCTGCTCGTCTACGGCACGATCATGGTCGGCTCGTTCATCGGCGCCGAGGCCACGCTGTCGTTCCTGGGTGTCGGCCTGAAGTCGCCGGTGGTCTCCTGGGGCATCATGATCAGCGACGGTAAGGACTTCATCCGGGTCGCGCCCGGGCTGGTCTTCTTCCCCGCCGCGTTCCTCGTCACCGCAGTGCTGAGCTTCGTGATGCTCGGTGAGGCGGTCCGCGAGGCCCTCGATCCGAAACTCCGCTAG
- a CDS encoding ABC transporter ATP-binding protein: MSEQSAPGPGGSGRPSGRLLEVDDLRVEFRTRDGVAKVINGVTYHVDAGETLAVLGESGSGKSVTAQTIMGILDTPPGFVTGGQVRFHGKDMLRMSAEERRRIRGEGIAMIFQDALSALNPVFTVGFQIAEQFRVRRGMGRAEAKKRAIEMLDQVKIPNAKGRFNNYPHQFSGGMRQRAMIAMSLALDPEVLIADEPTTALDVTVQAQIMDLLAELQRERQMGMILITHDLGVVADVADRIAVMYAGRIVEEADVYDLYAKPAHPYTIGLIDSIPRLDEKGQQLRTIKGLPPNLMNIPPGCPFNPRCPMAQPVCREKVPPLLQVGTARASACHFAEELVNRV; this comes from the coding sequence GTGTCCGAGCAGTCCGCGCCGGGACCCGGCGGGTCCGGACGTCCCTCCGGCCGACTGCTCGAGGTCGACGACCTGCGGGTGGAGTTCCGCACCCGGGACGGCGTCGCCAAGGTCATCAACGGGGTCACCTACCACGTCGACGCGGGGGAGACCCTCGCCGTGCTCGGCGAGTCCGGCTCCGGTAAGAGCGTCACGGCGCAGACCATCATGGGCATCCTCGACACCCCGCCCGGCTTCGTCACCGGTGGGCAGGTCCGCTTCCACGGCAAGGACATGCTCCGCATGTCCGCCGAGGAGCGCCGTCGCATCCGCGGCGAGGGCATCGCGATGATCTTCCAGGACGCGCTCTCCGCGCTGAACCCCGTCTTCACCGTCGGGTTCCAGATCGCCGAGCAGTTCCGGGTCCGGCGCGGCATGGGTCGCGCCGAGGCCAAGAAGCGCGCGATCGAGATGCTCGACCAGGTCAAGATCCCGAACGCCAAGGGCCGGTTCAACAACTACCCGCACCAGTTCTCCGGCGGTATGCGGCAGCGCGCGATGATCGCGATGTCGCTGGCGCTCGACCCGGAGGTGCTGATCGCGGACGAGCCGACCACCGCCCTGGACGTGACGGTGCAGGCCCAGATCATGGACCTGCTCGCCGAGCTCCAGCGTGAGCGGCAGATGGGCATGATCCTGATCACCCACGACCTCGGCGTGGTCGCCGACGTCGCGGACCGGATCGCGGTCATGTACGCGGGCCGGATCGTCGAGGAAGCCGACGTGTACGACCTGTACGCCAAGCCGGCGCACCCGTACACCATCGGTCTGATCGACTCGATCCCGCGTCTGGACGAGAAGGGGCAGCAGCTCCGGACGATCAAGGGCCTCCCGCCGAACCTGATGAACATCCCGCCGGGCTGCCCGTTCAACCCGCGCTGCCCCATGGCTCAGCCGGTGTGCCGGGAAAAGGTCCCGCCGCTGCTGCAGGTGGGCACCGCCCGGGCCAGCGCCTGCCACTTCGCCGAGGAGCTGGTGAACCGTGTCTGA
- a CDS encoding M23 family metallopeptidase, translating into MQEDSPVQNENTPDTPQTVQPRHSGRRNRLVVLGAAALVALGIGGVAVATAGADEPTPAAVSLDAQSRSEAASRADRSARESSAPIAPSASPTPSPTVASASPTPTKTASAKPKPKPKKTTRPTPAWVDPMPGAAVTSCYGQRWGTLHAGIDLALPSGTPIRAAAAGTVTQAGDASDGYGNSVFIDHGNGYLNHYAHQSRIAVTVGQKVKAGQVIGYEGATGDATGPHLHFEVHQGMWNQIDPAPFMRARGVNLGC; encoded by the coding sequence GTGCAGGAAGACAGCCCCGTCCAGAACGAGAACACCCCCGACACCCCCCAGACCGTCCAGCCACGGCACAGCGGCCGTCGCAACCGCCTCGTCGTGCTCGGGGCCGCCGCTCTGGTGGCGCTGGGCATCGGCGGCGTCGCCGTGGCCACCGCCGGCGCCGACGAGCCGACGCCAGCCGCCGTCTCGCTGGACGCGCAGTCGCGGTCCGAGGCCGCCAGCCGGGCGGACCGCTCAGCCCGCGAGTCGAGCGCGCCGATCGCACCTTCTGCCAGCCCGACGCCGAGCCCCACGGTGGCCAGCGCCAGCCCCACGCCCACGAAGACGGCCTCCGCGAAGCCGAAGCCAAAGCCAAAGAAGACCACCAGGCCGACACCCGCCTGGGTCGACCCGATGCCGGGCGCGGCCGTCACCTCCTGCTACGGACAGCGCTGGGGCACGCTGCACGCCGGCATCGACCTCGCACTGCCCTCCGGCACGCCGATCCGCGCTGCCGCCGCCGGCACCGTGACCCAGGCCGGTGACGCCTCCGACGGGTACGGCAACTCCGTATTCATCGACCACGGCAATGGGTACCTGAACCACTACGCCCACCAGAGCCGGATCGCTGTCACCGTCGGCCAGAAGGTCAAGGCCGGCCAGGTCATCGGTTACGAGGGCGCCACCGGCGACGCCACAGGCCCGCACCTGCACTTCGAGGTGCACCAGGGCATGTGGAACCAGATCGACCCCGCCCCGTTCATGCGCGCCCGAGGCGTAAACCTGGGCTGCTAA
- a CDS encoding ABC transporter substrate-binding protein, translating into MRVSKRATSAIALSAAAALVASGCSSGDSDGDAAASKDGAIVIHGVQPENPLVPSNTTETGGGKVVDWLWTGLVEYPNDGGAPRNALAESIDTKDSKVFTIKIKKGTKFHDGTEVKAKNFVDAWNWAAYSPNGAQNGSFFSDIQGFDETYTTDPDGPDGPQKAPAPKAEKMSGLKVVDEQTFEVTLAAPTAVFPTKLGYSAFMPLPDVFFTQKPEEFGKKPIGNGPVKFVSWEDNVLIKLTRFDDYNLRDKMKIKDVDVKLYQDETAAYADLLANNLDFMEVVPTSALAGDKWKTDLGDRGLNTVTPSTALIAFPTYDARFKDPKLRRAISLAINRQEISDKIFFGTRKPADSWANPLTPGAKPGNCTACKFDVATAKQLLTEAGGFTGEMVFYYNADSSHKDWMDAVAQQVKTNLGINARAEGVPTFAVFRQNINAHKMKGPYRAAWQQDYPDVENWVNPLYVTGGSSNDGLYSNPEVDALAKQASAAPSLEASHEAFAKAVEKVDQDVPSIPIYFYGQQSGHSEKIKKLELNNVGELDITSVEL; encoded by the coding sequence ATGAGAGTCTCGAAGCGGGCGACGAGCGCGATCGCGCTCAGCGCGGCTGCCGCGCTTGTCGCGAGCGGTTGCTCGAGCGGCGACAGCGACGGCGACGCCGCCGCCAGCAAGGACGGCGCGATCGTCATCCACGGCGTCCAGCCGGAGAACCCGCTGGTCCCGTCGAACACCACCGAGACCGGCGGCGGCAAGGTCGTCGACTGGCTGTGGACCGGCCTGGTCGAGTACCCGAACGACGGTGGGGCCCCGCGCAACGCGCTGGCCGAGTCCATCGACACCAAGGACTCCAAGGTCTTCACGATCAAGATCAAGAAGGGTACCAAGTTCCACGACGGTACCGAGGTGAAGGCGAAGAACTTCGTCGACGCCTGGAACTGGGCCGCCTACTCGCCGAACGGCGCGCAGAACGGCAGCTTCTTCTCCGACATCCAGGGCTTCGACGAGACCTACACCACCGACCCGGACGGCCCGGACGGCCCGCAGAAGGCCCCGGCGCCGAAGGCCGAGAAGATGTCCGGCCTGAAGGTCGTCGACGAGCAGACCTTCGAGGTGACCCTGGCGGCGCCGACCGCGGTCTTCCCGACCAAGCTCGGCTACAGCGCCTTCATGCCGCTGCCGGACGTGTTCTTCACCCAGAAGCCCGAGGAGTTCGGCAAGAAGCCGATCGGCAACGGCCCGGTGAAGTTCGTGTCGTGGGAGGACAACGTCCTCATCAAGCTGACGCGCTTCGACGACTACAACCTGCGCGACAAGATGAAGATCAAGGACGTCGACGTCAAGCTGTACCAGGACGAGACGGCCGCCTACGCCGACCTGCTGGCGAACAACCTCGACTTCATGGAGGTCGTTCCCACCTCGGCGCTCGCCGGTGACAAGTGGAAGACCGACCTCGGTGACCGGGGCCTGAACACCGTCACCCCGTCGACCGCGCTCATCGCGTTCCCGACCTACGACGCGCGCTTCAAGGACCCGAAGCTGCGTCGTGCCATCTCGCTCGCGATCAACCGGCAGGAGATCTCCGACAAGATCTTCTTCGGTACCCGTAAGCCGGCCGACAGCTGGGCGAACCCGCTGACCCCGGGCGCCAAGCCGGGCAACTGCACCGCCTGCAAGTTCGACGTGGCCACGGCCAAGCAGCTGCTGACCGAGGCCGGTGGCTTCACCGGTGAGATGGTCTTCTACTACAACGCCGACTCCAGCCACAAGGACTGGATGGACGCGGTCGCGCAGCAGGTCAAGACCAACCTCGGCATCAACGCCCGGGCCGAGGGCGTGCCCACCTTCGCGGTCTTCCGCCAGAACATCAACGCCCACAAGATGAAGGGCCCGTACCGCGCCGCCTGGCAGCAGGACTACCCGGACGTCGAGAACTGGGTCAACCCGCTCTACGTCACCGGTGGCTCCTCGAACGACGGTCTGTACAGCAACCCCGAGGTCGACGCTCTGGCCAAGCAGGCCAGCGCCGCGCCGAGCCTGGAGGCCTCGCACGAGGCGTTCGCCAAGGCCGTCGAGAAGGTCGACCAGGACGTCCCGAGCATCCCGATCTACTTCTACGGCCAGCAGTCCGGCCACTCGGAGAAGATCAAGAAGCTCGAGCTGAACAACGTCGGCGAACTCGACATCACCTCGGTCGAGCTCTGA
- the pcrA gene encoding DNA helicase PcrA has protein sequence MHPLFDIPASPPAPESAPARPHRPGATAVRLDPQQLLAGLNGPQRDAVSHAGSPLLIVAGAGSGKTRVLTHRIAYLLAARDVHPGEIIAITFTNKAAGEMKERVAALVGPRARLMWVSTFHSACVRILRAEHEHAGLKSTFSIYDADDSRRLMQLVTRELDLDPKRYPARGLAAQVSNLKNELVDPEQFAARASGPNERALAEAYTLYQRRLREAHALDFDDLIMTTVHLLQSHPHVAESYRRRFRHVLVDEYQDTNHAQYVLIKELVSGTDGVEPAELCVVGDADQSIYAFRGATIRNILEFERDFTDARTILLEQNYRSTQTILNAANAVIDRNTSRKPKRLWSEAGAGEQIVGYVADTEHAEADWVAREIDRLVDADETRPGDVAVFYRTNAQSRVFEEVFIRVGLPYKVVGGVRFYERKEVRDALAYLRSVVNDDDTVSLRRVLNTPRRGIGERAEACVEALSSRDRISFGAALRRAREAPGISSRAANGIADFVALLDDARELARTGTPEEVLEAVLTRSGYLTELEESLDPQDAGRVDNLQELVSVAREYTERIEALGEEGERATLAGFLEQVALVADADQIPSDDPDHQGVVTLMTLHTAKGLEFPVVFLTGLEDGVFPHLRALGDTRELEEERRLAYVGITRARQRLYLSRAVTRSAWGQPSYNPPSRFLEELPTESTRWERTEGSYTSWAGGGGGVGGRADRTPGGRGTFTGGTPKAAQLAQRLGVDASRLSTASELPQGPKVAAGDRVNHQRYGLGRVLAVEGHGPGARAQIDFGDQVMWLVLRHAPVDKL, from the coding sequence ATGCATCCTCTCTTCGACATCCCCGCGTCCCCGCCTGCGCCGGAGTCCGCGCCGGCCCGCCCGCACCGACCCGGGGCGACCGCCGTGCGCCTCGACCCGCAGCAGCTCCTCGCCGGGCTGAACGGGCCGCAGCGCGACGCCGTCAGTCACGCCGGCTCGCCGCTGCTGATCGTGGCCGGCGCCGGCTCCGGCAAGACCCGGGTGCTCACCCACCGGATCGCCTACCTGCTCGCCGCACGGGACGTGCATCCCGGTGAGATCATCGCCATCACCTTCACCAACAAGGCGGCCGGTGAGATGAAGGAGCGCGTCGCCGCCCTGGTCGGCCCCCGGGCCCGGCTGATGTGGGTGTCGACGTTCCACTCGGCCTGTGTCCGGATTCTGCGTGCCGAGCACGAGCACGCGGGCCTGAAATCGACGTTCTCGATCTACGACGCCGACGACTCCCGCCGGCTGATGCAACTGGTGACCCGCGAGCTGGATCTCGACCCGAAGCGCTATCCGGCGCGCGGGTTGGCCGCCCAGGTGTCCAACCTCAAGAACGAGCTGGTCGACCCGGAGCAGTTCGCGGCGCGGGCCAGCGGGCCCAACGAGCGGGCGTTGGCCGAGGCGTACACGCTCTACCAGCGCCGGCTGCGCGAGGCGCACGCCCTGGACTTCGACGACCTGATCATGACCACGGTGCACCTGCTCCAGTCGCACCCGCACGTCGCGGAGAGCTACCGGCGGCGGTTCCGGCACGTGCTGGTGGACGAGTACCAGGACACCAACCACGCCCAGTACGTCCTGATCAAGGAGCTGGTCTCCGGCACCGACGGGGTGGAGCCCGCCGAGCTGTGCGTGGTCGGCGACGCCGACCAGTCGATCTACGCGTTCCGGGGCGCGACGATCCGCAACATCCTGGAGTTCGAACGGGACTTCACCGACGCGCGGACGATCCTGTTGGAGCAGAACTACCGCTCCACCCAGACCATCCTCAACGCGGCCAACGCGGTGATCGACCGCAACACCTCCCGCAAGCCCAAGCGGCTGTGGAGCGAGGCCGGCGCAGGCGAGCAGATCGTCGGCTACGTGGCCGACACCGAGCACGCCGAGGCCGACTGGGTGGCCCGGGAGATCGACCGGCTGGTCGACGCCGACGAGACCCGCCCCGGCGACGTCGCGGTCTTCTACCGCACCAACGCCCAGTCCCGGGTCTTCGAAGAGGTGTTCATCCGCGTCGGCCTGCCCTACAAGGTGGTCGGTGGGGTGCGCTTCTACGAGCGCAAGGAGGTCCGCGACGCGCTCGCGTACCTGCGGTCGGTGGTCAACGACGACGACACGGTGAGCCTGCGGCGGGTGCTCAACACCCCGCGTCGGGGCATCGGCGAGCGCGCGGAGGCGTGTGTCGAGGCACTCTCCAGCCGGGACCGGATCTCGTTCGGCGCGGCGCTGCGCCGGGCCCGCGAGGCCCCCGGCATCTCCAGCCGTGCGGCCAACGGCATCGCCGACTTCGTGGCGTTGCTCGACGACGCCCGGGAGTTGGCGCGGACCGGCACCCCGGAGGAGGTGCTGGAGGCCGTGCTGACCCGCTCGGGCTACCTCACCGAGCTGGAAGAGAGCCTGGATCCGCAGGACGCCGGCCGGGTCGACAACCTCCAGGAACTGGTGAGCGTCGCCCGGGAGTACACCGAGCGGATCGAGGCGCTGGGCGAGGAGGGGGAGCGGGCCACCCTGGCCGGCTTCCTGGAGCAGGTCGCGCTCGTCGCCGACGCCGACCAGATCCCCTCCGACGACCCCGACCACCAGGGTGTGGTCACCCTGATGACGTTGCACACCGCCAAGGGGCTGGAGTTCCCGGTGGTGTTCCTCACCGGGCTGGAGGACGGCGTCTTCCCGCACCTGCGCGCGCTCGGCGACACCCGCGAGCTGGAGGAGGAGCGCCGGCTCGCGTACGTGGGCATCACCCGCGCCCGGCAGCGGCTCTACCTGTCCCGGGCGGTGACCCGTTCGGCCTGGGGGCAGCCGTCCTACAACCCGCCGTCGCGGTTCCTGGAGGAGCTGCCGACCGAGTCGACGCGCTGGGAGCGCACCGAGGGGTCGTACACCTCGTGGGCCGGCGGTGGGGGCGGCGTCGGCGGGCGTGCCGACCGCACGCCCGGCGGCCGTGGCACCTTCACCGGGGGTACGCCGAAGGCGGCCCAGCTTGCCCAGCGGCTCGGCGTGGACGCCAGCCGGCTGAGCACCGCCAGTGAGCTGCCGCAGGGGCCGAAGGTGGCCGCCGGGGACCGGGTCAACCACCAGCGGTACGGGCTGGGCCGGGTGCTCGCCGTCGAGGGGCACGGGCCGGGTGCCCGAGCGCAGATCGACTTCGGCGACCAGGTCATGTGGCTGGTGCTCCGGCACGCCCCGGTCGACAAGCTGTAA
- a CDS encoding ABC transporter permease: protein MGRYLLRRLLQLVPVFIGTTFLIYWLVWAVPGDPFAGKCGERRCPDQYIAFMTEKYHLDQNVFVQYGNYMKNLLQGDFGQTFSQREIGDIIATAYPNTLKLALVALAIEAVIGLGAGVLTGLRRNGFLDNLVLISTLFLIALPVFVVGFVLQWLLGVQWGIVKPTVSSEMRWSELIVPGFVLGSASVAYIARVARTSIAENRRADYVRTAIAKGLPMRRVVGVHLLRNSLIPVVTLLGTDLGALMGGAIVTEGIFGINGIGRAVYRAIVTKESATVVGIVVVLVLVYLVMNLLVDLLYAALDPRIRYE from the coding sequence ATGGGCCGTTATCTGTTGAGACGGCTGCTCCAACTCGTGCCGGTCTTCATCGGCACGACGTTCCTGATCTACTGGCTCGTCTGGGCCGTGCCGGGCGACCCCTTCGCCGGCAAGTGCGGTGAGCGCCGCTGCCCGGACCAGTACATCGCCTTCATGACCGAGAAGTACCACCTGGATCAAAACGTCTTCGTGCAGTACGGCAACTACATGAAGAACCTGCTTCAGGGTGACTTCGGTCAGACGTTCTCGCAACGGGAAATCGGCGACATCATCGCGACGGCGTACCCGAACACCCTCAAGCTGGCCCTGGTGGCGCTCGCCATCGAGGCCGTGATCGGCCTCGGCGCCGGCGTGCTGACCGGTCTGCGTCGTAACGGTTTCCTGGACAACCTTGTCCTGATCTCCACGCTCTTCCTGATCGCGCTGCCGGTCTTCGTCGTCGGCTTCGTGCTCCAGTGGCTGCTGGGCGTGCAGTGGGGCATCGTCAAGCCGACCGTCTCCTCCGAGATGCGGTGGTCCGAGCTGATCGTGCCGGGCTTCGTGCTCGGTAGCGCGTCGGTGGCGTACATCGCCCGGGTGGCCCGCACGAGCATCGCGGAGAACCGCCGCGCCGACTACGTGCGCACCGCGATCGCCAAGGGTCTGCCGATGCGCCGGGTGGTGGGCGTGCACCTGCTGCGTAACTCGCTCATCCCGGTGGTCACCCTGCTCGGCACCGACCTCGGCGCCCTGATGGGCGGCGCGATCGTCACCGAGGGGATCTTCGGCATCAACGGGATCGGCCGCGCGGTGTACCGCGCGATCGTGACCAAGGAAAGCGCCACAGTCGTGGGCATCGTGGTCGTCCTGGTGCTGGTCTATCTCGTGATGAACCTGCTGGTTGACCTGCTCTACGCCGCCCTGGACCCGAGGATCCGTTATGAGTGA